TGAGAAATTGGCAAGGTGGTGGCAGATCCTCAGCCCGTGAGACAATAGGTAGAGTTGCTGCTGGTGCGATCGCTAAAAAGATTTTACATCAAGTTGCAGGTGTAGAGGTAATCGCCTATGTCAAGCGAATTAAAGATTTAGAAGGGGTTGTTGATACCAATACTGTCACTTTAGCCGATGTCGAAAGCAATATCGTCCGCTGTCCAGATGGCGAAATTGCCAACACCATGATTTCCTTAATCGAACAAACTGGTAAAGATGGTAATTCCATCGGTGGTGTCGTTGAATGTGTGGTGCGGAATGTTCCCAAGGGTTTAGGCGAACCAGTCTTTGATAAATTAGAAGCAGATTTAGCAAAGGCGGTAATGTCATTACCCGCAAGTAAAGGTTTTGAAATCGGTTCTGGTTTTGACGGAACTTTATTAACAGGTTTTGAACATAACGACGAATTTTATATTGATGAACATGGGGAAATTCGCACAGTAACTAACCGTTCAGGCGGAATTCAAGGGGAATTTCCAACGGTGAAAACATTATTATCCGCGTGGCTTTTAAACCAACAGCTACGATTAGAAAGGAACAAAAAACCGTAACGAAGGAAGGGGAAGAAACGGTTTTAGCAGGAAAAGGAAGACATGATCCTTGTGTTTTACCCCGTGCTGTACCAATGGTTGATGCGATGGTGGCTTTAGTTTTATGTGATCATCTATTAAGGCATTATGGACAGTGTAAGGTGTTGTAATCATACTTAATCAAGTGGAACTGCATCAACACTTATTATGAATACCGAATATGAACCAAAACCATCAAAAAAAAACAGATTGAAACATATATACTAAACACGGTTCAGACACGGACTTTTACAAAATTACGAAAAACCTCAAGTCGTCTCATTCCCAGTCTCTGACTGGGAATGAATTCTAGAAGGCTCTGCCTTCAATGATATTAGAGGCAGAGCCTCATCAACTGCATTCCTAGTCAGAGACTAGGAACGAGATGTGGTAGGGATTTGAGCTTAAGTTGACACATATCAGCTTTTGCTTTACCCCTAAGCCAAATTTTGTGGGATGGGCATCCTGCCTGTCCTTGATGATTAGCGGGCTTTTCGTCCCGCACCACAAGAAATTTTTGGGTATTTTTTTAAATTTATTGACAAAATCAACCAAGAAGTTAGTATCAACAATGCCAGAGAATGAAAGTTAGTCTCAACAATGCTAGAGAATGAAAGTTAGTATCAACAACGCCAGAGAATGAATTCTCTGTCTCATAGCTGAAGTCGGTTGAAACCGACTAAAATTCCGGTTGTTAGTTATACGTCGCAAGCTGACAATATAAAATCCCTGGTTTCATCCTGTTCATCCTTTAATCGGTGGATATCCTGATTCTGACAAAAAATTTTCTCGCTACGCGAGAGGGATAAGACAAGAAAAGAGCAAGAGGGCAAAAGTGCATAGTGCTATTAAGTCCTCGCCGCACCACTACATACAACCCGAAAACCAATATTGAGGTTGTTGAGAGCGAGGTAGTCGGAGCCGCGATAAGCAGAACGGCAATAGTCAGGATCGTAGTCCCACGAACCACCGCGCAGCAGCTTTATGTTAGTACCCTTTTCATTATTTAACCATACGCTTCCATCTGTTGGCGCACCTTCATAGTTACTATGCCAATGGTCTTGACACCACTCCCAGACATTGCCGTGCATATCGTATAAGCCAAAGTTATTAGCTACTTCAAAACTTCCTACTTCTGTTGTTTCTTCTCTATAAACTCCTTCAGATCCTTGACCATAAGAACTTCCACCATCATAGTTAGCCAAATCCGTTGTTATCGTCTCTCCAAAGTGAAATGGTGTAGTAGTCCCCGCTCGACAGGCATATTCCCATTCAGCTTCACTAGGTAAACGGTAGGTTCTACCTGTATATTGAGAAAGGCGTGAGCAAAATTCCACCGCATCATACCAAGAAACTTGCTCTACAGGGCGATTATCACCTGTAAAATAAGATGGATTTGGTTTTAGTTCACGGTTTACTTGTGGAAATGCAGCTACAGCCTTCCATTGTGCCTGTGTGACTTGATATTTACCCAGACAAAAGCCTTTGATAGTGACTGGGTGCTGAGGACGTTCATCATCAGTGCTACCTTCTTCTGTTTCTGGTGAACCCATCATAAAAGTACCACCAGGAATCATTATCATTTCTAATTGAATACCATTACCCAAGTCTTCTATATAATATTTTCCTGTCTTCCGTGTCCGGTTTATAACTATTATTGACATTTGTGTTTAGTTAATTCTTAGTTGCTGAAATTTATGATTCGATTATTTTCTACCCAAGGTTGATTTGAAAAAAAATTTTAACGCTCCCCTTTGGCATTCTCATAGACCATTTTTGCAAAAAAAATTTTTAATCGCTACGCTAACAAAGGGTAAAAGAACAAGTGCAAAGGGCAAAAGAGGAAAAGTATAAAGGGCTACTGAAGAATCCTCCCAACAGCGCAAACAACACGAAAACCAATACTGAAGTTGACGCTGCCGCGCTCGACCCTACGGATGAAGAGGCGAGACGCGGAACGGCAGCTAGGAGGATTGTCGATACAAGAACCGCCCCGCAGTACAGCACGTCTTGACTTGTCGTTTAGTTTATCATCACTATTAAACCATACACTTCCATCTGTGGACGCTCCTTGATAATTATCATGCCAGTCATCCAAACACCACTCCCATACATTTCCGTGCATATCATATAATCCGAAGTTATTGGCTACTTGAAAACTCCCTACTTCTGTTGTTTTTTCTCGATATTCTCCTTCAGATCCTTGACCATAAGTTTGATTGCCATTATAGTTAGCCAAATCCGTTGTTATCGTCTCTCCAAAGTGAAACGGTGTAGTAGTCCCCGCTCGACAGGCATATTCCCATTCAGCTTCACTGGGAAGGCAGTAGGTTTTACCTGTATATTGAGAAAGGCGATCGCAAAATTCCACCGCATCATACCAAGAAACTTGCTCAACAGGACGATGGTTGGTGAGCGAAGTCGAACCATCACCTTTAAAATGAGATGGATTTGGTTTTAGTTCACGGTTGACTCGTGGAAGTGCAGCTACAGCTTTCCATTGTGGTTGGGTCACTGGGTATTTGCCCATAAAGAAGGTGGGAACATTCACTTGGTGTTGAGGGCGTTCACTATCACTGCTATCTTTTTCTGTTTGCGGAGCGCCCATCTGAAAACTACCCCCTGGAATCTCTACCATTTCTAACTGGACTCTATTCTCCAAATTTTCGATAAAATACTGAGATTGTTGACGACGACGTTTAACTATTAATTCTGTTTTTTGTCCGAATCCTAAGAAGCCACCTGTTTGTTTTGGTTCAATGGTGGCTACTTCAAATTTAAACGGTTGTAGATTGGTGATGGTGATGGTTGCGACTTCAAAGGAAAATTCAAAGAATGCTTGATTGTTATTATCACTTTGTAAATATTGCGATTGTTCAATTTCATCAGCAAGCAGAGCATAAGCTCCTCCTAACCGTTTTAAAACTTTGACAGTAATAGTAGCAAAATATTCAAAATTTAAGTTTTGAAGATTTTTTTCGTTTTTGAGTTTTTCTAATTCCTGTGGATTTTTAAGTAAAGCCTGAAATTCTTTGCGATTTTTCCCCAGTTGTTTAGCAATATATTCAGAAATTTTATTAATTATTTGCTCGGAATCCATTTGGCAACTATCTTGAAGAAAAATATCTCTTATTTCTTCATCAATAAAGCGATATTCAACATAATCTGGATGGGTATCTGGTGTAATTTCTTTCGTGGGTTTTAAAATTCCTCCTAAGAATACTTCAGCTATGACATGAACTATTTTTTCCGATTGAGGTAGGAAATTTTTTTGAATTAATCGGACTACAGGTAAATTAATTACAGGTGCAGATGCTAATAAACTGACTAAATTTCTGGCTAGAGGTGAAGAACTGATGCGAAATTGATATACTCGTTCTTCATTGGATAATGATATTTGAGGTATATCTTGTGTTTGTGGTTCTTGTTGTTTTTCTTGTTTAACTATGTCTGAAAAGGCAAAACCACCAGCACCAATAGTTCCTTTGCATATAACCATTTTACTCCAAGTTTTTATAGAATCTTGTGTGAGACTAAAAACAGGAACTTTAATGGATTTGTGAAAATTAATATCATCCCAAATTAAAATTTCTTTAATAGATAAATTACGATTTGCAACTGTATAAGCTGAACTATTTAACTGTACCATTGCCCCTGAACTTAAGGCAGTTCTTAACCACATTCTTTCCGGTAACATTTGCACAATGGCGACAATATTATGTTTTCCCCAAATCTTTAATAGATTAAAAGCTGTGCCATTACGCCAAATTTCACTAACACAATCACTGACTATGAAGATAATTCTACGACCAGTAGGATCAATTAATTTTTGAGGAGAATATCTTTTTTTACCTATTCCTTGTTTTAAATAAATCTTTCCTTGATTATCTTTGAGGATGCCAAAGGTTTGAATATTGCGAAATATGCCATAATGTTTGAAAATCTGTTGTAATTCTTTGATAATGCGTTGCCAAAAAATCATAGAATCACTTTCATCTATAAGGAATAATAAATCAAATTTTAATTCTCTGCGTGGTTCAAGAATAGGAATACAAATACCGTTTAATTCAGCCATAAGTTCGACGGTGGCTTTTTCATTTAATAAGACTGCTTTACCATAGGCAATATATTGAATTAAAGAACGTAATGCTTTAGCAATTTTGCGGGGATATGGAAGGGAGGAAACATCAGGAATATTTATTGATAAACCACTATCGGGATAGGAATCTGATGTTTTGGTAAAAATAGGAATTTGAGGTGGTTTTCGTTCAATGAGTGTTGTTGGTGGAGTTTTTAGGTTTGGGGTTTGTGGCGGTATATATTGAGGTATATCTTCAAGTTCATTATTTGTTGGTGGTTGTTTCTGTGGAGTTGGTTTTTTATCAATAGAAACATGAGTACAAGTTTGTTGTGCTAACCAGAGAGTTTCGGCAATTTCTGTACCAGTTAGATTTAATTTTTTTTCTAATGTGGTGATGAATTGGTCAAATTGCCTACTCATGGTTTTAAAATCCTTTATTTATTTATATTTTACAGGCAAGATGCCTACTCATGGTTTTAGAATCCTTTATTTATTTATATTTTACAGGCAAGATGCCTACTCATGGTTTTAAAATCCTTTACTATTTATATTTTACAGGCAAGATGCCTGTACCACAAGAGATATTTTTATTGTTCATCAGTATCAGATAAGGATTTAAACAACAACTCTTGTAAATCTTCAGTAAAAGATTCAGGATTCAGGTTATTTCTCATATAAATAGCATTTAATAATTGATCTGTTGCCCGTTCTGTTGCTTCTTTGTTTCTAAAGGCTGTTATGAGATCATTTGTTGCTTTTTTAGTTTCTTCATAACTATCACCATCAAAATGAGATGCAATGATATTTTTTAAATATTCTGGATCAGGATCAGGCATTCTTACCCGTAAACAGCGCCGCACAAATGCGGGAGGAAAGTCTCTTTCTCCATTACTAGTCATAATAATAATGGGAAATTCTGAACAATGTACTCTACCTGCGTTAATTGTAACTTTAATGTTTACATCTTCTGTCCGCACTGTTACAGTTCTATTTGCTTCTATTTTAGATGTTTCTGTATGAGAAGTATCAGCCCAACGGACTAATTCAGTGATAGAAAATTTACCTTCTTCAAATAGATGTAATAAATCATTAGGTAAGTTGATGTCACTTTTATCAATTTCATCAATTAATAAAACTCTGGGATAAAGAGATGGTAAAAATGCTGTACCCAATGCTCCTAATGTGATATAATTGCCAATATCAAATGATTTATTTTGGGTTTGATTGTCTTTAGATAGTTGATAATCTTGAAGTCGGGCGATCGCATCATAAGCATATAATCCATCTTGGAGGGTAGTACGGGAAGTAATAGGCCAACTTAATACAGTTCCTAATTTTAATTCATGAGCGATCGCATAAGCTAAAGAAGTTTTACCAGATCCAGGATTTCCTGTAACTAAAAGCGGCCTTCGTAACAATATAGCAGCATTAACCGCATCTAATACTGTGATTTTATTAATATTAGGATTGTCTTCACTATCATCATCATTTCCTGCGGTTAGTTGACTAGAAACGCGAAATCTTTCACCTTTTTCTTGACCTCTTTTATTTTCGCAAGAGTTGGCTAATTCTTGAATGTTTTTCCACCGGGTTTCAACTTCTAATAATTCTTGACCTTGAATTTCTAAAAATTTCCGCCAAGGTGGAGGAGATTTCATTTTTTCCTTGATATTTATATTATGATTTTGTCCATCACCATAGAATAAATACCAGTCTTTGTTGTTTTGTGAGTTGTTTTCTGTTTGATGTTCAGTCATTGTTTTTCTCCTTTTTAATTAATCTAGCCATATTAGGAGATATTAGTTGATTTGCTCCCGTTGGTATTTTATCATGATCAAATAATACTCCTAAATTGTAACCAAAGTCACTTTTTGTTTTCATGTTATTTATCCGAATATCATGAATGTTTTGATAGATCCTATATATTTTGCAAAAATTATTTGTATCATTCAAGTCTATAGCAAAAATTGTTTCAAATTTTTTAACTACATTATTATCAATTGTTTTATATCTAGTCCATAAACACAAAGGAAAACCTTTAGACAAAATTTCTTGAAATAACTCAATTCTTTTTTTTTGATTTGGTAATGGGTCATCAATAAACCTAACATAAGTGTTATTATTTTTAATAATATTTATAAATTGTTGAGCATTATTATCATTAATAATTTTTTCTAAACTTTCCCATTGTGGTTGCCATGCAAGTTTTAATCTTGCTTTGTTTTTCTCATTGTGTAAAAATCTATCATAAGAACGTATAATTACAGGATATAATTTACCAATTGGTGTTTTTTTACCCCACTCATCCATAATTTCTCTACTATCAAAACCTTCGCTTAAAAGATTAATGGGTAAAAATAATTCTATAATTGGTAGTCTAGATAATTGCATATCATGATCTCTTGTTGTTTTGTACATCTCTTGGATAATTTTATCTAAAACACCAATAATATGTTTTTTCTCGCAACCATCTTCTGGTTGTTGTATTTGAATTGGAAGTTCATAGTCATCCTTTTTTTGTTTAGTTTGATTATTAATAAAACGTGCCAATTGTGCTTCTATGTAAAACTTTTGATTAGTTTGAGGTTTTACAATAACAAAAAGATAATCAACAATATTATTTGCATTTTGAATTGTTGTCTGACTTCGCAAAGATTGTACTAAATTAGCAAAGCGTTCACTGTCTTGACAAAGTATGTCTAAAAAACTATTTATTAGTCCTCCTCTAATTAAATGATTAACTAAAGAACTATATCTAGCATTAACTGTATTCCCAGTAATTGCATCATAAGGATTTCCTTGCAGTTGACTTGTATTATTTTCACATATAGTTTTTAATTCTTCTTCTGTAAATACATTTTGAAGAATTTTAATTAATACTTGTTTTTGTTCGTCAGTCATATTCATTATGTTTTACTAAAAAAATAATTTATCCTCGTAAAGATTTTACTAAATCAGCAAAGTGTTCACTGGATTTACAAAGTATGTCTAAAAAACTATCTATTAGTCCTTTTCTAATTAAATGATTAACTAAAGAACTATATCTAGCATTAACTGTATTCCCAGTAATTGCATCATAAGGATTTCCTTTCAGTTTACTCGTATTATTTTCACATATAGTTTTTAATTCTTCTTCTGTAAATACATCTTGAAGAATTTTAATTAATACTTGTTTGTTGTCGTCATCTGTCCATATAATAGGTTTAATAGGTTGTACATAATTCTCAAGCATTGGATAACCATAAGCCTCTCTGAACTCATCATGTTTATTTTTAAAAGATTGTTTAGAGAACTTATCTTGAGAAAGTTCATTATAGGTCATTTTATCAACAAATAACCAACCAGGAAATGCACCAGATTCCAATTCTTTAACTACCATGAAAACATTTCCAATCATTTGATTAGGACGTTCAGGATCATAAACAATATCATCTGTTGCTGCACCAATGCGAAAACACCACTGATCTATACCAGGTTTTTGGTTACGTTTGTCAACTATTTCGCAAAATATTTTCACAAAATCATAGGCATTTTCAACAGATTCAAATGTAAGTCTACAACCATCTGCTAGAGGAGTTTCAATTTTGGTAAGGTGAGTTTTAATTTTTCGATTTTCAATTGATTGATTAAAAGCTGTAGAAATAATGTCTTCAATTTGTTTAATAAATATTGCTAGAGCCTCAGCACCTAAATTGTATTTATTGTGTATATCTTGAAAAGACTTTGATGAGTTAACCAGATCAAGTTGAACTACAGTTAGTTTAATCTTAGTAGACGAAGATGACATAAAATATCTCGATGGTTACAAATGACGATAAATAACCAAACTAAGCAAAACAAAACAGGGAATTACCAAAATAGCAGCAATCAAAACATATATTGCATAGGTAAAAATCCGAAATTTCAGAAAAGTAATTTCAGCATTCACAGTTATTTGTGCAGCAATATCTTGATATTCTTTTTTGTAAGGTATATTATTTAATTTACTGTCAAAATAATGCTTATTCAGTGCCTCTAACAATTCAATTGGCTTGTATTTATGCAAATGTCCGAAAAACCATAAATTATCTTTATCTGGATTAGTATTATTTAAGTTACGTCGCAACCCTAAAATACGCTCTAAATTGGTTCTAGGTAAAAAAGATAAGGAGCAAGCTAAAGCACAAATACAAAGAATAATTGTTGTTAATAATAACCCAATTTTTAATGAATTAGGCAGACTTTGTGCTGTGGATAAAATGGTTATAGTAGCAGTAATCGCAGTGCCAGAAAAAGCCAAAAGAATACCATTCTTAGCCTCTGCAAACTTCAGCCAGTCATTCACATTTTGGGAAATTGCTATGAGCTTAGAAGAGACATCATCCATAAAAACACCTCTCGTCAAATTTAGATTCTAATTCCCTGAGCCTTTTTTCCAACTCAGCCATCCTTTGATTCAATGGTACATTGTCAGTACAGTCAAGATACTGACTAATTGCACTCACAACCACATACAGCACTTCCCGATGTTATGAGGTACAAGAACCCCACCCCCAACCCCCTCCCCGCAAGCGATGAGGGGGCTAAGATGTACCTCATAAAAGCGGAAACCGCTGTAAGTTTTCGACGTGCCAGTTAGCTCAACATGAGTTCTTGCAGTAGAGACAGATGGAGATAATCTGATGGCAATTTGTGGTTTGCTCATTGACAGCTTAAATTCCGTAACTATACGGCATACTACCAACTGTACAACAAAGTATTGCTAGTTCTAAACAATTCTTAACTCAAGTAGTGTCTTTCACACAAGCAATAATTCCTAAGTAGTGAGGCAGAATTAATTACACAATGTCATTGCGTAAGCATTGCGTGGCGTTAGCCATTTGGAACGAAGTGAAATTAAGCAATCGCCAGGGTTGTGATTGCTTCCCTTCCCTCGCAATGACTGTAAATATTTTTGTCCTTTTTATCATACAAACAACAAGTTCAAAGCCTCTCCAATTATAAAAGCTGCTCCTTTTCCCTCCCTTGTAGGGGAGGGTCAGGGAGGGGTGCAAAGGAGAGGTTTACCAGAGGGGTTTGGCGTTGCTGATAGCCTGCGTGGCGAAGCCATATTGAGGTATGAAATTGAAAAATCAAAAAAATGAAACTCTTACTCTCTGCGACTCTGCCTGAAATAAAATCATACTCTTAATCAGCAACGCCCATATGTGGTTAAACTATAAACCGTTTTCAGTATAATGCTCGAAATTGGTAAAATTTATCTAATCAGTCTATTTTGCCACCGGGTAATGGCTCGCAAATATGCGATAATGGGAATCTGATAAACTTCAATAAAAATCCAAATAATAATTCCTAAGTGTGCCAAAAAAGTTAGCACTGTCCAAACAAATGGAATCCATGACAGGGGAACATGAGAATGAGGAGGAAAATAATATGCTGTCACCCCTATTAAGGTAGTTGGTAAAAGAATAAAAGCAATTGCAGATAAACCATAACCCCAACCTAATTCCACAGTTCCTAATCGTGCTTGCGTCCACCTCAATCCATTCCAACTCCAAACTAAAGGCGGTTCTCTAGAAGGCATTTTAATTTGTTGTAATTCTAAATTAACTGTAAAAATCTCATTACAGAAATCACAACACATAGCTTCCATCATCAACATTTGCGAAATTTTACCCACGCGACATACTGGACATGGATAATTTTCTTGAAAGTTTAAAGATGTTGATAAAATTGAAGATTTTGCCATAATTAAACTACTCCTTTTTTAATATCAGTGATAAGATCTCCGACTTCTGACATTAATTTATAATTTGCGGACATAATAAATAAAAGAAGTCGGGGATCTTCTGATAATTTTTTTAATAAAACAACCTAGTTTCTTGATAAAACCAGGTTGAATTTGATATAAGAGTAAGCCACAAAATAAATGATCCTGTTTTGCCATGCTGAGTGTAGTGTAGCGAAACGAAGCATCTCAAGAGATTCTTCACTACACTTCGTTTCGCAATGCCTCTGGCACGCTGCGCGAACAGAATGACATTGGGTATTTCTTTTTGTGAAGTTCTCTAATGAAAATATTGGAAATGTAATTAGTCTAGAAAACCCATCAAAAGTTCGGAGTCATCGAAGGTGTTCGGTGCTATTGGCCGATTTCCGAAGACAGAATAGTTGTCAGAAACTACCAAGGCGCTAGAACCAATGGGACGAATACCAGACAAGTTAATACTATCAACTACTTGGAATGTGTTTGCACCTATGGGACGAATTCCCATGGAGTTGAAGGTATCAACTACTTGTAAAGTGCCAGTGGTAATGGGACGCATTCCAGCCACTATGATTGTTCCCTGAGAACTTTCTTCAGTAT
The DNA window shown above is from Anabaena sp. WA102 and carries:
- a CDS encoding formylglycine-generating enzyme family protein: MSIIVINRTRKTGKYYIEDLGNGIQLEMIMIPGGTFMMGSPETEEGSTDDERPQHPVTIKGFCLGKYQVTQAQWKAVAAFPQVNRELKPNPSYFTGDNRPVEQVSWYDAVEFCSRLSQYTGRTYRLPSEAEWEYACRAGTTTPFHFGETITTDLANYDGGSSYGQGSEGVYREETTEVGSFEVANNFGLYDMHGNVWEWCQDHWHSNYEGAPTDGSVWLNNEKGTNIKLLRGGSWDYDPDYCRSAYRGSDYLALNNLNIGFRVVCSGAART
- a CDS encoding formylglycine-generating enzyme family protein translates to MSRQFDQFITTLEKKLNLTGTEIAETLWLAQQTCTHVSIDKKPTPQKQPPTNNELEDIPQYIPPQTPNLKTPPTTLIERKPPQIPIFTKTSDSYPDSGLSINIPDVSSLPYPRKIAKALRSLIQYIAYGKAVLLNEKATVELMAELNGICIPILEPRRELKFDLLFLIDESDSMIFWQRIIKELQQIFKHYGIFRNIQTFGILKDNQGKIYLKQGIGKKRYSPQKLIDPTGRRIIFIVSDCVSEIWRNGTAFNLLKIWGKHNIVAIVQMLPERMWLRTALSSGAMVQLNSSAYTVANRNLSIKEILIWDDINFHKSIKVPVFSLTQDSIKTWSKMVICKGTIGAGGFAFSDIVKQEKQQEPQTQDIPQISLSNEERVYQFRISSSPLARNLVSLLASAPVINLPVVRLIQKNFLPQSEKIVHVIAEVFLGGILKPTKEITPDTHPDYVEYRFIDEEIRDIFLQDSCQMDSEQIINKISEYIAKQLGKNRKEFQALLKNPQELEKLKNEKNLQNLNFEYFATITVKVLKRLGGAYALLADEIEQSQYLQSDNNNQAFFEFSFEVATITITNLQPFKFEVATIEPKQTGGFLGFGQKTELIVKRRRQQSQYFIENLENRVQLEMVEIPGGSFQMGAPQTEKDSSDSERPQHQVNVPTFFMGKYPVTQPQWKAVAALPRVNRELKPNPSHFKGDGSTSLTNHRPVEQVSWYDAVEFCDRLSQYTGKTYCLPSEAEWEYACRAGTTTPFHFGETITTDLANYNGNQTYGQGSEGEYREKTTEVGSFQVANNFGLYDMHGNVWEWCLDDWHDNYQGASTDGSVWFNSDDKLNDKSRRAVLRGGSCIDNPPSCRSASRLFIRRVERGSVNFSIGFRVVCAVGRILQ
- a CDS encoding AAA family ATPase — protein: MTEHQTENNSQNNKDWYLFYGDGQNHNINIKEKMKSPPPWRKFLEIQGQELLEVETRWKNIQELANSCENKRGQEKGERFRVSSQLTAGNDDDSEDNPNINKITVLDAVNAAILLRRPLLVTGNPGSGKTSLAYAIAHELKLGTVLSWPITSRTTLQDGLYAYDAIARLQDYQLSKDNQTQNKSFDIGNYITLGALGTAFLPSLYPRVLLIDEIDKSDINLPNDLLHLFEEGKFSITELVRWADTSHTETSKIEANRTVTVRTEDVNIKVTINAGRVHCSEFPIIIMTSNGERDFPPAFVRRCLRVRMPDPDPEYLKNIIASHFDGDSYEETKKATNDLITAFRNKEATERATDQLLNAIYMRNNLNPESFTEDLQELLFKSLSDTDEQ
- a CDS encoding EAD6 domain-containing conflict system protein; this encodes MTDEQKQVLIKILQNVFTEEELKTICENNTSQLQGNPYDAITGNTVNARYSSLVNHLIRGGLINSFLDILCQDSERFANLVQSLRSQTTIQNANNIVDYLFVIVKPQTNQKFYIEAQLARFINNQTKQKKDDYELPIQIQQPEDGCEKKHIIGVLDKIIQEMYKTTRDHDMQLSRLPIIELFLPINLLSEGFDSREIMDEWGKKTPIGKLYPVIIRSYDRFLHNEKNKARLKLAWQPQWESLEKIINDNNAQQFINIIKNNNTYVRFIDDPLPNQKKRIELFQEILSKGFPLCLWTRYKTIDNNVVKKFETIFAIDLNDTNNFCKIYRIYQNIHDIRINNMKTKSDFGYNLGVLFDHDKIPTGANQLISPNMARLIKKEKNND
- a CDS encoding EAD6 domain-containing conflict system protein; the protein is MSSSSTKIKLTVVQLDLVNSSKSFQDIHNKYNLGAEALAIFIKQIEDIISTAFNQSIENRKIKTHLTKIETPLADGCRLTFESVENAYDFVKIFCEIVDKRNQKPGIDQWCFRIGAATDDIVYDPERPNQMIGNVFMVVKELESGAFPGWLFVDKMTYNELSQDKFSKQSFKNKHDEFREAYGYPMLENYVQPIKPIIWTDDDNKQVLIKILQDVFTEEELKTICENNTSKLKGNPYDAITGNTVNARYSSLVNHLIRKGLIDSFLDILCKSSEHFADLVKSLRG
- a CDS encoding Pycsar system effector family protein translates to MDDVSSKLIAISQNVNDWLKFAEAKNGILLAFSGTAITATITILSTAQSLPNSLKIGLLLTTIILCICALACSLSFLPRTNLERILGLRRNLNNTNPDKDNLWFFGHLHKYKPIELLEALNKHYFDSKLNNIPYKKEYQDIAAQITVNAEITFLKFRIFTYAIYVLIAAILVIPCFVLLSLVIYRHL